The segment caatttatttaattatgcaatacatgtattccttttgctttgtaaatattggtggcatatctctgccccttgtgtgcaagttaatttttttaataataaaatatgacGACATGCGAgctaaatatgttgacatgcaagaaaataaTGTCAACATTCAACATATTCATGTTAATATGAAACTTAACTATATGGACATGCAAAAAACTATTATGCAACTTAtgtatgttaacatgcaacttatttatgttgacatgcaacttattgaTGTCGTCatacaacttatttatgttgacatgcaatttttttttatgttaagaTACACGTAGACATGCTGTTGcatgtcaaaaaaaaaagaataaactgCATGCTAACATATTTATTTCGCATGTCGACatttataagttgcatgttgacatacaatcgataaatatcaaaataaattagacCATATCATCATAAATAAgctgcatgtcaacataaacaactacatgtatcatttagCATGTTGGACGTTACATGTTGGtgcaatttgattatttttgagattttaaatCGTGTTTGatctaataaaaaaatcttgcatgtcaacatcgTTAAATGTATGTTGCATGTCCACATATTTatattgcatgtcaacataactagtGGTAAATAAGTTTCATGTCAACACATTTATCTCGCAGTTCAACGTAATTGCAaatcgacatatttgatagaaaaaaaactagCAGAAGTATGCCATCATAGCCTACATACAACTTCAAGCAAGTTAGATGTTACTTGTTTATGTTGACTTGCGaaatgaatatgttgacatgcaatttATTCATGTTGAGAGGCAACTTAtgtatgttgacatgcgactTGGTCACGTTGACATGGAACTTATAAATGACGAAAtccaacttagttatgttgacaagcaacttatttatgttgacatgcgactTAGTAATGTTGACTTCCGAGATAAATATGATAACATGCTAATTCTTTATGTCAGTATgccataaaaatatgttgacatgtaaCTGATCTATGCTGACATGCAATTTAATTATGCTTacaagttgcatgttgacattaataagttgcatgtcaacatatttatctagcatattgacaaatttgataaaaaattaattaacctGCACACAAGAGGCAGATATATGGCACCATAAGAAATGATTTGTTACCTTAATTTTAGTATTTCACTATTCTTTTGTTCCATTTGCCTATATGTatggaatatatatattgatacacATGTACCAGTGTTAATttgcatgtaaacatatttGAGTTGCATGTCAATATAGATAAGCTGCATCTGGCATGTCGGAAGTCATATGTGGATGTAATTaataatttctgaaaattttcaaatttgtatatgtttacattttgcttGCATGTTTACGTAATtgtgttgcatgttgacataattttcCTATGTGTTTACATGATGTATAGAAAAATAActggtatatatataaaaggcgTAAGTATGCCATCACACTTTTGTAATATTCTGttagcaatatcaatttttaaaaaatgtgatacaTTCCTGTGCTAATATTCTGCTAAAAAAAAGCCCTGTCTGAATTCTAGAGAAATAGAGCGGTCAACTAGATCTCAATTTgatgaaattgataaatttaaagCTTTGTTAACTGTTTCTCAACAAATGTATGAAGGAAAgaattgaagattttaaaaattacccATTCTTTCAATAACAATGGTTGTCAGATAAGCAGACAATCTATAACAGTGCGTTAATTTTTCTGCTGACCTGACGGTAGTTACTGATGcttcaacttttaaaataatcattttgaaataaatcgtTCAATGCTATAGTATCAATATCGCCTGAATTTCTACTTAGTTAAACGGCTGGCGGAGCTTATCATTTTTAGTATGTTGTTTGTTCTTCTAAAtttggtggcatatctctgccccttatATGCAAGTTATTTTGCTATCAAATATGTGTCATGCAAGATAAATacgttgacatgcaagatagttatgtcaacattcAACATatctatgttgacatgcaagaaaattactatcaaataaaattttttataatatctcaAAATAATCTGTACATTTGGGtgatgaaacattttaaaaggtTCCTGTCTTTTTAATATACtaattatgcatattttttttactgacgAACTAATTGCTTAACGCGATGCATCACTCTTTCCATAAATCTCACTTAATTATGGTTTTAATTCATGAAAGCCCCACTTTGAGTACATTCAATCTCGATGTTACAGCGCAGGAGTAATCAGCGCCATTGTATTGGCCATTGGCGCCGCCGTGACCGTTACCGTTATAACTATCATCTGCTGCTGTCGCGCGGCGCAGAGGAGGAACCAGTTGGGCGGAGTGGTCTACACGAACGGGGGCCAGCAATCTATCATTACTACAGGTACATTTTTGACTAAGTCTACCTGTATCATCCATTGGATCGTCATGACCATTTTCAGACCATTTCCATCTCCTTGAGAAGAGGAGCTCTAAACAGAGATATAATTCTAAAGCCcaaatatttgggttttttttattatatgtcaATTCATggtaaaaaatatcataagtaaaattcTAAGGTAGATAAATGATGGATAATTTGATGCCTATCCAGCCTCTTCATTAATTCGGAagaattattatatatatccaTAACTTGCTATGTTACATTGATCATAGATTGAAATCAAACGAGAATTACGGGAATTGATTCAATAAAGGTGAACTAgcactataaaaatatcatgaattatCAAATGATCAGTGAAAGCATTTTTGTTGGATTGCTCATATTATAACACAAtaatttgaatgtatttatgGGTCAGGAAAATCGACGAAAACCACAAACAGTGATCCTCCCCGAACAATGTTGATGTTACAGTATAGATTGAAACGAAGAGAACTGTTCCATCATGGCTTTAATACAtcgtcagaaaaataaagatatagacaattttaatcttttcaacaataaaatgtttaaatttacagCAAACACAGTACCCGGTATGTACCCGGCACAGCCTTACCCGGGACAGTACAATGCGGGCGTGCCATACGCACCCACGGGACTCTACACAGCCCCGGGGCAGCAGTTTACCTACCCTCCCCCGGGACAGCCATACGCCAACGCCCCGCCGCCAGGACAACAGTATAACAACCCACTGCCGTCCTATGACGAGACCACCGGTAACAAGACCCCGATGCAGTGATAGGTCACGTGAAATTCCGGAAAATTGAAATCGCTGATAATATTCATTGTTactttttattaacatttcttTTGTATTGTATGTTTATCACATAAGCATGCAAACAAGCATTATACTGTGACAACACATTTATTATGATAATGTCTATACTAATCGTTTAAAGATAATAGATGGAAATTAAAGATTGATTGGAATTTGATATATGTGTGTATGtaacacacacagagagag is part of the Magallana gigas chromosome 3, xbMagGiga1.1, whole genome shotgun sequence genome and harbors:
- the LOC105328850 gene encoding protein shisa-4 yields the protein MAFTELFHLLPCLVLFAFFQGVDCAYRYRYYSYYSYYYSYYSISAGVISAIVLAIGAAVTVTVITIICCCRAAQRRNQLGGVVYTNGGQQSIITTANTVPGMYPAQPYPGQYNAGVPYAPTGLYTAPGQQFTYPPPGQPYANAPPPGQQYNNPLPSYDETTGNKTPMQ